The proteins below are encoded in one region of Triticum aestivum cultivar Chinese Spring chromosome 1B, IWGSC CS RefSeq v2.1, whole genome shotgun sequence:
- the LOC123134808 gene encoding tubby-like F-box protein 8, protein MSFRSIVRDVRDGFGSLSRRSFDVTISGLSGLTGHHRGKCQSTVHELRDADLIVQESRWASLPPELLSDVIRRLEASESTWPSRKHVVSCAAVCKAWREMCREIVTSPEFCGKLTFPVSLKQPGPRDGMIQCFIKRDKSKSTYHLYLCLTNAVLVENGKFLLSAKRIRRTTCTEYVISMDAENISRSSSTYIGKLRSNFLGTKFIVYDTQPPYNGAIVPSIGRSSRRFNSKKVSPKVPSGSYNIAQVSYELNVLGTRGPRRMNCIMHSIPASSVEPGGIVPGQPDQIMPRALEDSFRSMSSFSKSSIMDRSTDFSSSRYFSSSRFLSDIAGGAISRDEDGENKERPLVLRNKVPRWHEQLQCWCLNFRGRVTIASVKNFQLIAAPSQPAPPPAGAPTPTPAPSQPAPAPEQDKIILQFGKVSKDMFTMDYRYPLSAFQAFAMCLSSFDTKLACE, encoded by the exons ATGTCGTTCCGCAGCATAGTTCGTGATGTCAGGGACGGTTTCGGCAGCCTGTCGAGGCGGAGCTTCGACGTGACCATCTCCGGCCTCTCCGGCCTCACCGGGCACCACAGGGGCAAGTGCCAGAGCACGGTGCACGAGCTCCGCGACGCCGATCTCATAGTCCAGGAGAGCCGCTGGGCTAGCCTCCCTCCGGAGCTCCTCAGCGACGTGATCCGGAGGCTGGAGGCAAGCGAGAGCACCTGGCCGTCGCGCAAGCATGTGGTGTCCTGCGCGGCCGTTTGCAAGGCCTGGAGGGAGATGTGCAGGGAGATCGTGACGAGCCCGGAGTTTTGTGGAAAGCTCACCTTCCCCGTCTCTCTAAAGCAG CCTGGCCCTCGAGATGGAATGATTCAATGTTTTATAAAGCGAGATAAATCAAAGTCTACCTATCATCTCTACTTGTGCCTGACTAATG CGGTACTTGTGGAGAATGGCAAGTTCCTCTTGTCTGCTAAAAGGATCCGCAGGACAACCTGCACAGAATATGTTATCTCAATGGATGCTGAAAACATCTCAAGATCAAGCAGCACCTATATTGGAAAACTGAG GTCAAACTTCCTTGGCACAAAATTCATAGTCTACGACACGCAGCCCCCCTACAATGGGGCTATAGTTCCTTCCATTGGACGGAGTAGCCGGAGATTCAACTCCAAGAAAGTGTCTCCCAAGGTGCCATCTGGTAGCTACAACATAGCTCAGGTGTCTTACGAGCTAAATGTTCTTGGCACGAGGGGCCCTAGGCGGATGAACTGCATCATGCACTCCATACCGGCCTCGTCGGTTGAGCCCGGCGGCATAGTCCCTGGGCAGCCTGACCAGATCATGCCCCGAGCTCTAGAGGACTCGTTTCGCAGCATGAGCTCCTTCTCCAAGTCATCCATCATGGACCGGTCCACGGATTTCAGCAGCTCCCGTTATTTCAGCAGCTCCCGGTTTTTGTCCGACATCGCCGGAGGTGCGATAAGCCGCGACGAAGACGGAGAGAACAAGGAGAGGCCGCTGGTGCTCCGCAACAAGGTCCCGAGGTGGCACGAGCAGCTGCAGTGCTGGTGCCTCAACTTCCGTGGCCGCGTGACCATCGCCTCGGTGAAGAACTTCCAGCTGATCGCGGCGCCGAGCCAGCCCGCGCCGCCCCCCGCAGGggcgccgaccccgaccccggccccGTCGCAGCCCGCCCCGGCGCCGGAGCAGGACAAGATCATCCTGCAGTTCGGCAAGGTGTCCAAGGACATGTTCACCATGGACTACCGCTATCCGCTCTCGGCGTTCCAGGCCTTCGCAATGTGCCTGAGCAGCTTCGACACGAAGCTGGCCTGTGAATAA